One stretch of Manis pentadactyla isolate mManPen7 chromosome 10, mManPen7.hap1, whole genome shotgun sequence DNA includes these proteins:
- the GPER1 gene encoding G-protein coupled estrogen receptor 1: MEMYPGTHNSASPQLNLTSALAGTARVNQTGELSEQQYAIGLFLSCLYTIFLFPIGFVGNILILVVNISFREKMTVPDLYFINLAAADLILVADSLIEVFNLDEQYYDIAALCTFMSLFLQINMYSSIFFLTWMSCDRYLALAKAMRCGLLRTKHHARLSCGLIWMVSVSATLVPFTAVHLRHSEEACFCFADVKEVQWLEVTLGFIIPFAIIGLCYSLIVRALVKAHKHRGLRPRRQKALRMILAVVLVFFICWLPENIFISIHLLQRAQPGTAPCQQSFRHAHPLAGHIVNLAAFSNSCLNPLIYSFLGETFRDKLRLYIEQKTNVSALNRVCHAALKAVLPDSAEQSDMKFSSAV; this comes from the coding sequence ATGGAGATGTACCCCGGCACCCACAACAGCGCCTCCCCGCAGCTCAATCTGACCTCAGCGCTTGCCGGCACTGCCCGGGTGAACCAGACAGGCGAGCTCTCCGAGCAGCAGTACGCCATCGGGCTGTTCCTGTCCTGCCTGTACACCATCTTCCTCTTCCCCATCGGCTTTGTGGGGAACATCCTGATCCTGGTGGTGAACATCAGCTTCCGGGAAAAGATGACAGTCCCCGACTTGTACTTCATCAATCTGGCAGCAGCGGACCTCATCCTGGTGGCCGACTCGCTGATCGAGGTGTTCAACTTAGACGAGCAGTACTACGACATCGCCGCGCTGTGTACCTTCATGTCCCTCTTCCTGCAGATCAACATGTACAGCAGCATCTTCTTCCTCACGTGGATGAGCTGTGACCGCTACCTCGCCCTGGCCAAGGCCATGCGCTGCGGCCTGCTCCGCACGAAGCACCACGCCCGGCTGAGCTGCGGCCTCATCTGGATGGTCTCGGTTTCCGCCACGCTGGTGCCCTTCACCGCCGTCCACCTGCGGCACTCTGAGGAGGCCTGCTTCTGCTTTGCAGATGTCAAGGAGGTCCAGTGGCTTGAGGTCACCTTGGGGTTCATCATCCCCTTTGCCATCATCGGCCTCTGCTACTCGCTCATCGTCCGGGCTCTCGTCAAGGCCCACAAGCACCGTGGCCTGCGTCCCCGGAGGCAGAAAGCCCTTCGGATGATCCTAGCCGTGGTCCTCGTCTTCTTTATCTGCTGGCTGCCTGAGAACATCTTCATCAGCATTCACCTGCTGCAGCGGGCACAGCCGGGGACTGCTCCCTGCCAACAGTCCTTCCGCCACGCCCACCCTTTGGCTGGCCACATCGTCAACCTGGCGGCTTTCTCCAACAGCTGCCTGAACCCCCTCATCTACAGCTTCCTTGGGGAGACCTTCAGGGACAAACTGAGGCTGTACATTGAGCAGAAAACAAACGTGTCAGCCCTGAACCGTGTCTGTCATGCTGCCCTGAAGGCAGTCCTTCCAGACAGTGCTGAGCAGTCAGACATGAAGTTCAGCAGTGCAGTGTAG